The genomic region CTGGTAAGCACCCGCATCCAATCCCCTGCTGTTCTGAGCAAGCATTGCCTGGGTGATCACCAGTTCACCCACCAAGTTGATGAGCTGATCAACCTTGTTGACGGCAACGCGGATCGTAGTGGACTCCATCTGCGCCTGGCTAGGCACTTTTTGCTCAGCAACAGGTTTTGCCGTTACGACGGATTTACGAGGTGCATCTTCAGACACCACTCCCACAGGCGGTGCAGCTTGAGCAGTCGTCGAAGGAGCTCCAGGGGCATCACTGAAGAATCCATAGGCAGCGTCTCCGCCCGCAGCTTCGGAACCGGGTGATGCCCCACCTGCTGAACCAGCAGCGGTGTCCACGAAGCGCACTTGATCCTTCGACACATGGAAAGCAAACAGATCAAGCAGGTCGTCAGTCGAAGACGTGGTCTCCACTGCGAATACTCTCATGTTCGGGCTAGCCCCTGAGATATCCTGAATGGTTCCTAACCCTGCGATATCTTTAAACAGCTCTTTAATGGCATCTGCCTGCTCCATTCGCTCCAAAGGACCAATGTGGATTTCCAGTTGACGTAACTGACCAGGCACATGCGTAGTCGCAACGCTTGGTGAGGGCGCAGGAGTTGCGACTGGAGCAGCAACCGCAGGGGTGGGCGCTGGCACTGGAGCCGACGCCTCCTCTGGCGCCAAGCCAGCCGCGAGATCACTGATACGTTGGACCAATGCGGTTGTAGAAACAGCTTCACCAGCTCCGCCAGCTTGGTGCCTCGCAAGCAAGCTGCGCGAGGCATCTGCAGACTCCAACAACACATCCACCATTTGGGGAATGGGTTGGAGTTCGTGCCGGCGCAGCTTGTCCAACAGAGACTCCATCTGATGCGTCAACTCTGCAACATCAGAAAAACCAAATGTGGCAGCACCACCCTTGATGGAATGTGCGCAACGGAAAATACCGTTCAGCTCCTCATCGTTCGCTTGGCTCAGGTCCAGATCCAGCAACATCTGCTCCATCTGGTCCAGGTTTTCCCCAGCTTCTTCAAAGAAGATCTGATAAAACTGACTCAGATCAAAATCAGCACCTGACCCAGATCCTTCTTGGTGGATTTCTGCCATGGTTGGCTCCTATCTCAGTGAATTGACGATCTGCATTACTAGCGGATCACCTTCTGAATAACTTCAATCAAACGATTCGGATCAAAAGGCTTCACAAGCCAACCGGTCGCCCCCGCAGAGCGTCCCGCTTGCTTCATCTGATCGCTGGACTCCGTAGTCAATATCAGGATAGGAATCGTCTTGAATTTAGGATGCTCGCGGAGTTTGCGGGTGAGGCCAATTCCGTCCAGCCTGGGCATGTTTTGATCAGCCAGAACCAAATGGATTTCATGACTCTCCGCTTTTTCGAGGGCATCTTGCCCATCCACCGCCTCCACGACGTGGTATCCAGCACCGGTCAGGGTGAAGGAAACCATTTTTCGCATGGAAGGTGAATCGTCTACGGCAAGTATTGATTGCATTTAAGACTCCAGCTGACTTGAATATATGTATGGGGTGGTACCGTGGTGCTTAAAACAGGTCGACAGAACCAGCATCCATTTCACTCTGGGTAACAGGATTGGGACGATCTGGCGCCATCTCGGCGAAGGGGGCTGCTTCTTCCCCTTCTTCTTGCCCCATGGCTTCAGAAGCCAAACGAAAGGCACACCCCTGCAATACCTTAGTAGTGTGCCAAATGAGCTGAGACGCCATGTCCTGAAACTGAAGCTCAGTCACAGCACTTCGCAAAGCATCACGTGCGGCGGCCAACTCAGGAGATTGGGCGACACGGGAGTCTGTCAGTGCAGCATTTGCCTCGCCAAAACGCTCAAGCAAATTGTCTGTAGCATGACTCAGCAGGCCTTCCAACCGGTGCAAATCATGCATAACGACCAGCAATGAGTCTTGAAGCTCAGCTGCCACCATGACAGGAACATGGACCGCAGGCCCTCCAGGCGTTGTTAGCGTAGATTGCATCGTTTCTCCATTGCAAAAAGCAGCAAAGCACGCTCGATCATCAAAGACGAAGTCGCAGAGTCGATTTTGCTGAACCCACTGCTCATTTCACACGAGCCATTGGACGCCGGCCTAGTGAGCCCTCTCAACCGGACAAACACCCTTGTTTGTTCCAAAATGTATCCTATGATAACGCCCCTATGGTCACGATAGCACCAGAGCAACACCTTCAAATACTTCACCTTGAAGATTCGCTGGCCGACCAAGACCTAGTGCAACGTATTCTTCACAAAGCGTACCCTTTATCCAACGTTATTCCTGTCGACTCGCTGGAGTTGTTTGAAGAGCTCATAGCAAAGAAACGTTTTGACATCATCCTAGCGGACTACAGGCTCAACGGGTTCACTGCCCTTGATGCGTGGCAATGTGTTGCGCGGTCGCGTCACCCTCTACCTTTCATTTTGGTCTCTGGCGCCATTGGTGAGGCGGCGGCGGTAGACGCCATGAGGCTCGGCATCTCAGACTACCTGCTCAAGGACGACATCACTCGACTGCCGCATGTCGTAGCTAGGGCTATGGAGGTGCATCAAGCTAAACAGGAAAAGGAAGCGGCGGTAGCAGAACTGGCAGAGTCTCAAAAAAGACTGGTGGAGCTGACGGCACATTTACAGAGCTCGATAGAAAACGAGCGTGCATCTATTGCACGCGAGATTCACGATGACATCGGAGGAGCACTGACAGCTGTTAGGTTTGATGTCTCCTGGATCAGCCGCCATGCACCCGATATTGAGATTCAACGGCACGCCAATGCTGCGGTAGAGATGCTGCAGCATGCAATTGGCGCAAGCCAGCGCATCATGATGGACTTACGCCCGCCAGTGCTGGAACAGGGACTTGTTGCAGCAATCCGATGGCTAGTCTCATCCTTTGAGCGCAGAACAGGCGTTCCCGTTCGGCTCAGCGTGAGCAGCGAGGACATGTCAGTCCCCCAAGACATTCAAGTGGTGGCCTATCGCACAACCCAAGAAGCCCTCACCAACATCACAAAGTACGCGAACGCCACCCAAGTGGCTATCGATCTATCAGATCAGGAAAACGTACTCACCCTGGAGATTGCGGACAATGGCTGTGGCATTCCCTCCGAAGACCGAAACAAACCAAAGGCATTTGGACTGAAAGGCTTGCAAGAGCGAGCGCGAATTGCCGGAGGGTGGCTAGACATTGGCAGCCAAGTGGGTAAGGGGACATGCATTACGCTGACAGTCCCCCTAATATCATCACGACCAACAGACAGGGACGAGGTCATAGATGATTAATGTGGTTTTATGCGATGACCATGCTGTTTTACGCCGAGGTATTCGCGACACATTGGTCGAGGCAGCAGACATTCGGGTAACGGGGGAAGCAAACGGATACTCTGAGCTCAAGGAACTACTGCGCTCAGCACCCTGTCACGTATTGCTGCTAGACATCAATATGCCTGGACGCAATGGTCTTGAGGTATTGGCAAGCTTGCGGGAATCACACCCGGACATCAAAGTCCTCATGGTTTCAATGTACCCAGAGGATCAGTACGCTCTACGATGCCTGAAAGCAGGTGCCCAAGGCTATGCCAACAAAGCAGGTGATCCTGTGGAGCTCATCACCGCAGTCAGAACAGTAATGCAGGGCCGCAAATATCTGACTCCAGAGGTGGCTCAAATGCTTGCGGACAGCTTGTCCCAACCCACGCCTGAGACACCCCATGCTGCGCTTTCAGAGCGGGAACTCCAGACGCTGATCAAAATTGCTTCAGGCAGGCGCCTATCGGACATTGCAGAAGAATTGATGCTGAGTCCCAAAACAGTGAGTGTGTATCGGTCCAGAGTGCTGGAAAAACTTCAGCTCACCAACAATGCAGAGCTGACGGTTTACGCAATCCGCAACCAATTGGTCTGACGGGTCCACCTCTTCATCGCTGCGACACAAAGATATCTACAGCGCGCTGCATCAAGGTCAGCATGGGCTGCTCCAGAAGAGGCAACGTGGCTGTGATACCAAGCATGCCCACAGTCAGGGTAACAGGAAATCCCACGGCGTAAATGTTCATCTGCGGGGCTACACGGGAAATTACGCCCAACGCCAGGTTGACGAACAGAAGTAGCGCAATCATGGGCAACGCAATCCACAAGGCACTAGAGAACAGTGATGCCCCCAACTCAAACAAGCGCATTTGGTTCAATGCTGCAAGAAAGTTTCCATTGACAGGAAAACGGTCAAAGCTCTTCACTACCGCCATCAACACCATCAAATGACCATTGATGACGATAAAGAGGAGCATCGTGATATTGCCAAAGAAGCGAGCAACGGCACTGACCTGGGCATTGCTGGTCGGGTCAAAAAAGGAAGCAAAGTTGAGCCCCATCTGCAGCCCGATCACCTCCCCCGCCAGTTCGACTGACGAAAACACCAGACGCACAGCGAATCCAATGGAAAGGCCGACCACCACTTGCTGTGCGACAACGCCCAAAGCCTCGCGTCCATTGAGATCAATCACTGGCTGATCAGGCATTACAGCCTGGGCGCAAACCGCAACCAGGAATGCCAACCCCACCTTTGCTCGCATGGGGATCACGCGCATGGAGAAGATTGGGGCCACCGAGAAAACTGCCAGCACCCTGAGAAATGGCCAAAGCACCGGCGATAACCAGGCCATCAACTGTGCTTCACTGAACGTGATCACGACCTATCCAGACCTACCCAATGATGGACGGAATGGACTCAATGGTTCTGCGGATGTAATCCACCAAGGTACTGATCATCCACGGGCCACCGATTGCAAACACCACAATGGCAGCAATCAGTTTGGGAACAAAGGCCAAGGTAGCCTCATGAATCTGCGTCACAGCCTGAAAGATGCTGACCACCAAGCCCACAGCCATTACCACGCCCAAGACAGGCATGGAGATCATGAGAAGCAAAGTCAACGCATCTCGTGCAATCGTCAGTACCAATTGAGAAGTCATTCTTGAAATCTCCTCTCAGGTCACAAAACTGGCGGCGAGTGAGCCCAGCAACAGATTCCAGCCATCAGCCAAGACAAAAAGCATCAGCTTGAAGGGAAGTGCTACCAGCACTGGCGAGAGCATCATCATCCCCAACGACATCAATATGCTTGATACAACCATGTCGATCACCAGAAACGGAATGAAGATCATGAAGCCAATTTGAAAGGCTGACTTCAGCTCACTGGTCACAAAGGCGGGAACCAACACGCGCAGAGGAGCCTGCTCTGCCTTGACCTCAGGAGCCAGACGTCCCAGGCGGGCAAACAAGGCGAAATCAGACTGACGTGTCTGCTTCAGCATGAACTCCCGCATGGGGGCCTCTGCTCTTTCCAAGGCCTGCTCAAATCCTATGGCATTGCTGGTGTACGGCACATATGCGTCTTGATAGACACGATCCAGCGTTGGCCCCATCACAAACATGGTGAGAAACAAAGAGAGTCCCACGATCACCTGATTGGGTGGTGCAGACTGTGTGCCCAAAGCCTGGCGTAGCAAGGACAGCACAATGACGATGCGAGTGAACCCCGTCATCATCAACAAGATGGCGGGCAAAAATGACAGCGCTGTAAAGAACAGCAATGTCTGAATGGGAACGGAATAGCTGTTGCCACCTGCCCCTGTTCCCACCAACACAGGAAGAGAGCCACCCGCACTTTGGGCGAGTGCAGGATCACCCGGCAAAGCTGCCAACAAAGCCACTGCACCTAACACAGCGATCTGTCTCACCATACCGCCACGGTGCCACAGACAGCGCACAGAACGACAATCAGGCATCGGCATCTTTCACCGACTGAGCAATCTCCATTTGCCTGGCAAAGGAGTTCTGCCCGCCAACTTCGCTGGATCGAACCATGGGGATAGTGTGCAGGCAGGTGATCTGCTGGGCAGTCACACCCAATACCAAAACAGAACGCGCATGTTCTGGTCCCACTTCAATGGTAACTACACGCTGCTGGGGCCCTACAGCGACCGAGCTCAGCACACGCGAAACCGAAGCACTTCCCTCCCGCAGACCCAGCGCATGCTTTTGCTGAATCTTTCGCACCAGCCAAGGCAAACAAGCCATCCCGGCAATGAACAAGATGACAACGGTCAGGGTCTGGCCCATACCTGCGTTATCCACGGCTCACACGCCTGAGACGCTCCGATGGAGTCACCACATCGGTCAAACGGATACCGAACTTGTCATTCACAACCACCACTTCGCCTTGAGCAATCAGGTAGCCGTTGACCAACACATCCATGGGTTCACCGGCCAACGCATCCAACTCAACCACAGACCCTTGCGCCAACTGCAGGATGTACTTGATCGGAACCTTGGTACGCCCCAACTCCACCGAGAGCTGGACAGGAATATCCAGCACCATGTTGATGTCGTTGACAGTTTCCCCTCCGCCAGCAAAGGGGCGGACGGGTTCACCTGCCAGAGGCCCGCCCTGCTCTGCCTGAGCAGATTTGCTGTCGTCGCGCTTTTGCTCTTCTAGAGCCTCAGCCCAGCCAGCAAACGGATCATCCGCGGCTTCTTTGTTGTCATTTTCTTCAGTTGACATCTTTTTCTCCAAGCCAGCTCATGTCCGATGTGCGCAGGCACTCCTCAATACGTATGGCGTATTTGGAGTTGTGCGTTCCGTACTGGCATTCAAAAATGGGAACTCCACCAATGGAGGCCTTGATACGCGGCTCGCGATCCAACTCAATGAAGTCGCCCGGCTTCATGGCGAGCAACTGCTCTACGGTGGCATCCGCCTTGGCAAGCTCAGCAACCAAAACAACCTCAGCAGCCTGTATTTCCCGCGTAAGCACCCGCACCCAACGGCGGTCTACTTCAATCGAGTCCCCCTGCGTAGAGGAATAAAGCACATCTCGAATAGGCTCCAGGGTTGCATACGGCATGCAAACATGGATCGCCCCCGAGAGATCACCAATTTCCAGCTGAAACGCTGTAGAAACCACAATTTCACTCGGGGTCGCGATGTTGGCGAACTGGGGCTGCATTTCCGAGCGTTGGTACTCCAGTTCCAATGGGTAGATACCGTGCCAAGCCTTCTTGTATTCAGCACAGATCACATCGACCAGTCGATTGATCACTCGCTGTTCAGTAGGAGAAAAATCCCGACCTTCAATACGGGTCTGGAATTTGCCGACACCACCATACAAGGTGTCAATAATTCCGAACACAAGAGAAGGTTCACACACAATCAACCCACTGCCGCGCAAAGGCCTGATGGCGACGATATTGAAGTTGGTAGGAACGGCCAGTTCACGCAGAAAAGCGCTGTAACGCTGCACCGCGACCGTACCCACCGATATCTCAGGGCTACGACGGATGAAATTGAAAAGCCCAATGCGGAAGTTACGCGCAAACCGCTCGTTGACGATTTCCATCGTCGGCATACGCCCGCGGACGATGCGCTCTTGGCTCGAAATGTCATAGTTTCGAACCGACCCCGCCTCAGCAACCTCTTCGACCGATTTCTGGCTTTCACCCGTGACACCCTCCAGAAGGGCATCAACTTCTTCTTGCGACAGGAATGAATCACTCATGGAGCACTCCTTTACGGGTCACTGAATGATGAAGCTGGAGAAGAGCACCCGCTTCACGGGGTTCTTTTCGGCTCGGCGGCGTGCAGCGCGCTCTTCCTCCTCATCCTCAGAATCCTGGGAGGCGCGCTTCTTGGGCGTGTAGACAGGAAAGCCCAATGGCTTGGAGACTTCGCGAAGGATGTCGTTGGAAAGCTTTTCCTTGCCTTCACGCTGCAATAACTCGGTAGAGGTACGCTGCGAGACCACCATCAGGATACCGCTGCGAATGGAAGGAAGATACTGCTTGACTTGATCAGCAGTCTTGGCGTCCGCCACCTCCAAAGTGATTCCGATCTGAGCAAAGCGCTCTCCGCCCGGATCTGCCAGGTTGACCACCATGTTCTCCATCGGCAGGAAGGTAGGAGGCCCCTTCGCCGCAGACTCTTTTGCTGGCGCAGGCTCCTCCGCGGCTTCTTCTTCTTTGGGGTGAGCCCGACTGGAGAGCAACCAGGCCGCTGCGCCACCTCCCAGCACCAGCAACAAAACTACGCCGATGATGATTACCAGCAATTTTTTGCTTTTGGTCTTCTCCTTGGCCGGAGCGGCAGCATTGTCAGACACGGGGCGGGTTCCTTGCGGTATGGATTCGGCTTGCCATGCACGAGGGCATGAACCAGACGCTGACTGGAATTGTCAGCCGAGGGGCAATTCAATAATAGCCAGAATAAAAGCCCAAAACCATGGCAGTCCTCCCTCTGCCAGTACGAGAGCAAACTACAAAGAGGAATGCCGTGAACCAAAGGGATGCCGAACTGTAGCCCTTTGCTCACTCAGTCGGCGTGATGGTCATCGATAGGGCACAGTCTGGGCTTTGATGACCACGCGCAGTCCGGGCAGCAAATACCCTAGGCCGCACTCGATTTGTGTACCAGCCTCAACGAGCCCATCCGCAAATCAAACAAAGATATCCAGTGAGCGATTACCTGCAGAAGCCGAGGGGTGGCGTACAGCAGTGGTATTGGCAACCTCAACCTTGGCTTGGCGCATGGACGGATTGCGTTCCGAAGAGGTCTGTTCTTTAGAGGAGCCCCCTCCCTCTTGGCCAGAAGTACCCACACTGCTGCCCGAGAGCATCAAACCTTGGTCACGCAACATGTCGCTCAACTGAGCCATATTCCCATCCAGCATCTGGCGGGTGTGCGCCTGGTCACTGCGGAAGGACACATGGGCTACGTTGCCTGACAGACTCACAGACACCTCGACGGGCTTGCCATCGTGCGACAAGGTGACTTCTGCATTCTGAGTTTTTTGATTCACCCAATAAGTGACCTGTTCCGCCAGAGCCTCATCGGCACTGGCAAACACAGAAGCATCCTGCAGCCCGACGTCATGCAAGCCCCCGCCAGGCGCTTCATGAATGGATGCCCCCCAGGCTCCCTCGCCAGAGTATCCAACTCCAGATGCATCGCTTCCCAAATCGGCAGCAGATCCGCCACGAACCGGAGCAATCTCTCCCATAGCGCCCAGCGCTTCCGAGGGCATTCCAGATGGAAGTGCTCCTGCAAACTCTGCACGCCCAGATTGCTCACGCGCAAAGGTGGATTGAAACTGCATGGACTCACGCACAGAGCTGGTCTGCAGCGAAGTCAGAGCGCCTGATATACCTGATATGTCAGCCGCCGGAACACCAGCCTTGCTGACATCCCCAGCAACTCCTTTGACCAGTCCGGCAGTCGCTTGGGCCAAAGTCTCGCCGCGCTGCCCCATCGCGGAGCCAAATCGTGAATGCGGAGGTCGTCCTTGCGTGAGCAGCGCGGCGGCGGCATCTCCATCCTTGACGTCACCCATACCATCCAAGGCTGCGGTCTGAGTCACCAGCCCTCCCCCCACAGGGTCATGAGCCCACATGAGATTGGAGCTACCGACCTGGACATCGGTCGAACCTGAAGCAGGCGCTCCTTTCAGCATCGTTTTATCGAAACCAGCGGCCAACATGTTGGCGGTCAGCAAGCTCTGCTGTCCGTTCCCTGCGTACGGATCCACCAGATCAGAGGCATCCTTGGCAGACAGTGCCAAAGGATCTGCATCTGAAAGGTCTGCGGTTCCGTCCGCAGCCAAACCGTCACCCAAAGCCGCCATCAATGCAACGAAGCCACCCGCAGTCGCATCCTGCGCCGCATCTGCTGCAGGCTTATCCGCCTTCTTTGGACGGGAGGCATGTGTGGTTTGGGAAGGCTGTTGGGGGGATATACGTGACTGTTCCATTTCAATTCTCCTGGCCTTCCCGGCCTCTGGCACCACTGTGATACTGAATTGCTGCACGCTCATCGGTCTGCTTTTGTTCACGGCGCATTTGCTGCAGGGCAATTTCCCTCTGGCGCGCTTCCAGCACCTTGCGCAGACTGGCCAGCCGAAGCTCTGCATCCAGCAAATGCTTGCTCGCAGCCTCAACTCTTTGCACATGCCCATCCACTACGCCCGTCTGCATGGAAGCCGCAGCCCCCAGACGCCCTAAAAACTGGTGGTGGTGGTACATCACTTCGGGCTTGAGGGTGACTCCCTCGCGCGCGCCCCATCGCTCGCTGGTTTCCTGCGCGTAACTCTCCAGCTGATCGAGCTGACTCTGGGCGCCTCGCTGAGCGGCCTGAGCGTTCTGCAATGCCTGGCGTGCCTCATCGCGCTTGCGCTCTGCCACACTCACGGCAACCATCAATGCGCTGAAAGCTGACATGGTTTCGCCACTCCGCACTAGCCGTTAAGTACCTCTGCCATGGCAGAAACGCTCTGCTCCATGGAGGAGGCATCAAACATGCCCTGCTGCAAACAAGCCGCCATCTGCGGCTGCAGCCGAATGGCTTCGTCCAGCGCAGGATCGGACCCACTCATATAAGCGCCCACCTGCACCAGATCCCTGCTCTTCTGGTATCGCGAGTACACAGCACGAAAGCGGCGGGCGAGTTCGAAATGCTCGCGGGACACTACGTTGTGCATCACTCGCGAAGCCGATTGCTCGATATCAATGGCGGGAAAATGCCCGGACTCGGCCAGCGCACGGGACAAAACAATGTGGCCATCCAGAATGGCACGCGCAGAGTCAGCAATCGGATCTTGCTGGTCGTCTCCTTCTGAGAGCACGGTATAAAAAGCCGTGATCGAGCCGACCCCATGCAACCCATTGCCGCTGCGCTCAACCAACTGCGGAAGCTTCGCAAAACACGAGGGGGGGTAGCCTTTAGTGGCAGGCGGCTCGCCAATGGCCAAAGCAATCTCGCGCTGGGCCATGGCATATCGAGTGAGCGAATCCATCAACAACAGCACGTGCTTGCCCTTGTCTCTGAAATGCTCCGCCACCGCTGTGGCGTATGCCGCCCCCTGCATGCGCAGCAACGGAGGGGCATCCGCAGGCGCAGCAACTACCACCGAACGGGCACGGCCATCCTCGCCCAGGATGTCTTCGACAAACTCCTTGACCTCTCGGCCACGCTCACCAATCAGCCCGACCACGATGACATCTGCCTGGGTGTAGCGAGCCATCATTCCCAGCAGCACACTCTTTCCTACACCCGAGCCTGCAAACAATCCCAACCGCTGCCCCCGACCCACCGTCAGCAGCGCATTGATGGCCCTGACACCTGTGTCGAGGGATTCCCGCACCGGGTCTCGGTCCATGGCATTGATCTGACGGCGATCCATAGGCTCGGCTGCAACGTCTACCAATGCGCCACCATGGTCCAGTGGTACACCTTGGGCATCCACCACCCGTCCCAGCAAGCCATCACCCATGGGCAAGCGCAGGACACCCGCGCGAGCAACGGGTTTTCCCAACTCACCCAGGCGAGGAGGAGGCACGTAGGGCGCTGCGGGCACCACACTGGCACCGCTGGACAATCCATGGATGTCTCCTGCGGG from Acidovorax sp. DW039 harbors:
- the fliI gene encoding flagellar protein export ATPase FliI; the encoded protein is MPIEPVTSWERFMADARDRASVDVPLETRGTLTRLTGLVLEAAGIRVPVGSQCMVQMPGHEPVLAEVVGFSADKAFLMPAGDIHGLSSGASVVPAAPYVPPPRLGELGKPVARAGVLRLPMGDGLLGRVVDAQGVPLDHGGALVDVAAEPMDRRQINAMDRDPVRESLDTGVRAINALLTVGRGQRLGLFAGSGVGKSVLLGMMARYTQADVIVVGLIGERGREVKEFVEDILGEDGRARSVVVAAPADAPPLLRMQGAAYATAVAEHFRDKGKHVLLLMDSLTRYAMAQREIALAIGEPPATKGYPPSCFAKLPQLVERSGNGLHGVGSITAFYTVLSEGDDQQDPIADSARAILDGHIVLSRALAESGHFPAIDIEQSASRVMHNVVSREHFELARRFRAVYSRYQKSRDLVQVGAYMSGSDPALDEAIRLQPQMAACLQQGMFDASSMEQSVSAMAEVLNG